GCGACCCAGCCGCCCCAGACGATCCACCACCGCCCTGCCCATCATGCCCCCGTCAGAGATAGAAGTCCGCCGACGGCAGCCTGCCGCCGATGATCTTGGGATCGAACTCCGCCACCGCGCGGTAGATGCCTTCCAGCACCGGCCGCATCTCCGAGGCCCGCCGGGCCGTCAGGTTGGTAAAGGGAATCGAGCGCGCCACCACCGCAGCCGGAACCCTCAGTTCCTTGAAGGCCTCTTCCGCCGCCTGCTCGGGATTGGCGTTGGCCGAGGCGGCGGCCCGGACCAGACCGGCTTGCAGCGCCTCGACGGCGTCTTGGTGGCCGGCGGCGAACCAATCGGTGATCCCCAGCCCGGCCTGCGGCACCGCCGCCGACAGACCGGTGGCTTCGGCCCAGGCCTTTTGCACGTCGATGGTTCGGAACAACGGCTGGCCGCCCCCGCCCTTGCCGGCTCCAAGAATGGCCGCCGTGGCCGCCGGTTCGGGCAGCAGGGCGGCGTCCACCTGCCCGGTCGCCAGCAACTGGGTCGATTCGACCGGTGAGCCGACGAAGCGGAGCGTCAGATCCTTTTCCGGGTCGATGCCGCTGCCGATCAGGATGCGGCGGAAGATCACCTCCGGCGTGTCGTTGCGATAGGGGACGGAGACGGTCCGCCCGCGCAGCGAGGCGACGGTGGTCAGTCCCTGGTTGGTGGCAACCAGATGAAGGAGGCCATTGGTCATGACGTTGAGCAGCCGCACGCCCAGCCCCCGATTGAACAGATTGGCAGCCGTCTGGGTCGGCAGAATGAGGGCGTCCATGGTCTTGGAGGTAAGACCGGCCCGCAATTCATCCGGGGAGCGCCACGACTTGAACGTCACCTTTTCGGCGACCTCTTGCAGGAAGCCGTTGGCGATGGCATGGACCAGGGTGATGGACGGTCCGGCCGGTGGTCCCCAAAGGGTCAGCTCGGGCAGGGCGGCACGCGCAGACCGGGGGCGCAGCAACGGGATGGCCATGGTGGCGCCCAGGCCCTTGAGTGCGAGGCGACGGCTGAGGTTCGGCATGTTTTCGGTCCTTCCGCAGGCAATACGCGACCATTCCCTGCCGGGCATGGACAGGGAGGCGGCGCACGAATCGGTCCAGAAGATTCTATGTCTGGTCTAATACAGAAAATGTTGCGTGTAATTCCAGGATCATCTGCATTATGCGCATCAACTAAGTATCTACTTACATATATGGTGAGTGACGCAACATTGACGCCGGTCAACAGCTATTCGCCATAATTGTTGGCGCATAGACACGCTTTAGTTCGCGACGCACATAGCTTTGCTGAGTGTTCCCGCCAAAAATCCCTCGTATCACCGGTGTCGGCGCCGACGATCGGCGGGATGACAGATGGGTGCGGCATAACGTCACATTACTATAGCGCTTCCGATATACGAGTCTCTATCGCGGCCCGCAGGGAGACGGTCATCTCCGTCTTGTCCTGGGGGGAGGGGGTAAGGTCCGCTTGCGGCTCCTTCTCCCATCACGTCACAAGGTTTTTCCGACCTCCGCTCGACGTTCGACGGAATTCGCCGAAAATTTACGCTCCGACGTCCAATGCCGTATGGCCGGCTCAAAATGGCTGAGAAATTATGCTATAGGGGATAACGTAGATGCGCGGATCTGAAACCTTCCCATGTCGAGAATTGAATGCCCCTCCCACTGACTGCTTTTAGAAAAGTGCAGATACTCGGGCCCACGAGAATAAGGCGCCAAGTCCTTTGTCTCATCTCGACCATGCTAATATCCGGCTGTAGCGGCGGAGGCGGCTTCTGCGGCTCCCCACTCAACGCCAAGGCACCGGTCTGCACGATGACGGAGAAGCAGATGGCGGCTCTCCCCGTCCAGCCTGAATGGTGGCGTCCCAAGCTGACTGTTGCGCTGCACGCACTCGACACGGCTCGGCAAACCGATGCCCTCAGGCGGGCGGTCGGCGGCCACGCCGGCATGGAATTGGCGGGCGTCGCCGTTCCCGATCCGGAATCCGGACGCTGCGATATCTACGTGGCTCTGCCGGCAAAGCCTTCGGCCTTTGAGTTTGAAGCCGTAGGCCATGAACTCCTCCACTGTCTGGCCGGCGGCTTCCATCCCGACATGCTGACCGGCAAGACGGCCTCCAGCTATCTCTCCGCCCGTCAGGCAAACGACCAACGCAATGGGCTCGCTTCCGCCATCGAGGCGGCGGAGAAGCAATCGCGCTGGACGTTGTCTTGCACCTTCGGAACCGGCTCCTGCCCGCCACCGGTCAGCAAGTCCGGGACAGCCATCGAACTCACCGTACACCCGGTAACCGCCGATACTCAGGATCGTCTCGACAAGGCGCTCGGACAGGCCTCCCCGCAGCCCGGGGGAGCCGCCCTGACCGATGCCTCGGGACGGCGCTGCGACCTTTACCTGACGCTCCCCCCGACCTATCTGGGGCGCGGCATGGAGAATCTGGGGCGGAAGATGCTTGCGTGTTTTACCCCGCCATCCGGCGCCGGCGTATCCGAGCAGCGCCGGAAGATCATCGAGGAAGTACTGGCGAGCTCGCCCGCCGCCCCCAATCCTGTGAGGCCCTGAGCCGTCCCGATCACCCGGCGTCGATCAACCGGCGCACCACCGGATCTAGCGGCATGAAGCGCTCAATTCCGGCGGCGGCGGACGCTCTGAACGATTCGATTGCCCGTGGTCTGGCCGCCACATCCCGCCCAAGGATCAGAACCAGCCCCCGGAAATACAGACCGACCGGATCACGAGGGTCGCGGCCGAGAATTGCCGTGACCACCTGCTCGACGGCGATCAGGTCTCCCGCCATGGCCCGATCGGTCAGATAGGCGATGGCCTGATCGGTGCGTCCCGGCGCCAGCAGCAGTAACCGGTCGAGCCAGACTCGCCACAATTCGCGGCTGCCTTGCAGATATGGCACCAGCCAGTCCAGTTCCTTGCTGAAATAAAGATAGGACTGAAGTCCGAGACCGATGGTGATCAGTTGGACGGTGTCGCTTTCCGGGATACGGGCCGCCAAAGTCGTCATCATGGCGCGCGCCGCCGGAACCACCGCTGGATTGGGGCGGGGCCCCGCCTTGGCGAAGTCGGCAAAAGCATCACGAATGACCTCGGCCGCTTCCAGGTCAGAGCCGCGCGGATCGTTGGGCCAAGGCCGGTCGGTGGCGGTTCCGCGTGCCATCTCCTGGCGCAGGGTTCCCATACTCAAGCCAAAATCCGCCAGCACCGCGGCAGCGAAAAATGGCGGCACGGCGACCAGCACCAGCCCCCAGGCGGCGGCCTTCCTGGGCAAGGCGGGAGCCGTCTCCTTCGCCGGCCGCGCGACCGCCGCCATTCCCAGGGCGAAGAACGGCAGGGAAAAGCAGAGCTGGAACCAGACGGCACCGATCAGGGCGTACGCAAGAGCCAGCGCTGTCGCCGTCGGTCGCGCCGCCGGGGCGGCATACAGAGGCAACACCATGAATCCGGCCAGAGCCAGGATGGCCCCCGGAAGTCCCACGGCATGAAGCGTATCCAGCAGCCAGTTATGGCTGCTGAAGTAGTCGCTGGAGAGAAAAATCCAGGTCGGCTGCCAAAGATTCTCGCCAGTGGCGTTGAGATTGGCGTGGAAAGCATCCTGAACCCGCCCCCAGCCCTGGCCGACCAGCCAGGACGGCGAGTTGAACAGGCCCGCCAGCATCATCGTCTGGAGATGGAGGCGATCCATCAGCGACGGACTATCGATCAGCGGCTTGGCAATCCGCAGGATAATGGGAGGCAGGAGTGCGCCTCCCCCGACCAGAACGGCCGCCCCCCACGCCGACCGAGTGACTACGCGGATTGGCCAGATTGATGACAACTCGGAGGCCAAGACCAGGACTGCACCACCGATCAGGATGGACCAGGCGGTCAGGCTGTGGGAGGCGTAAACGCAGGTCAACGAGGAAATCGCCAGCATCGCGGCCAACGGCCAATCACGTCGGGACCACGTCCATGGCCGCGCCAGAACCGGGAGGGCGACGCCGACCCAACCGTAATACGCTTCCACGTAAAGCAGCAGAGTATGGTCGAGATCGGAGGAAAGGCGGTCGAATACCTTAAGCCCGGCGACCGCCAGCGTCACCGCAGCGGCGGCCCAGCACAACAGCCGCCATGCCACCCGGCAATCCCGGACCATCAATCCGCAGGCGATAAGGATGGCGAAATCCAGGAACCACAGGGCGCCAAGACCGCTTTGCGGAACTCCAAGCAAGCTGAGCCGTGGCAGCGAAACGAACGGCGCGACCACAAGGCTCCACAGAGCCGCCGCCAGGGGAACAAGAACATAGGGATGGGACAGATTCGCCAGCGTCACGCGCGGCATCGCCCAGACGCACCGAGCCAGCGCCAGCGCCCCCAAACCGGCACACAGGTCGAGCCACACCACCATGGGCTCCGCCTTATTCCAATACCCGAAGCGAAACAGTGGCAACGATCCCAGGACCATGGGCAGGGCCAACAGCAAAACCAGAGTCGGCGCCAGGACTTGGCGAAGTTGAAGATCCAAGTTCGTTCGCATCAAGGCTCCCCCGGAAGTGTGAGAGGCCGGGAAATCAGCTCGCGCCATCTTTCCGCCCAGCAGCATTCATGATCGTAATCGGCCAGCACCTCGATTTGCGGCCGCCGTCCCTCGGGATAACGTGCGGCAAAGGCTCGGGCCACCGCACTCGGTACTGTCCGGTCGCGTCCGCCGGAAAGATGCCGTTGCGGAACACTCAGTAACCGTGTGACCTCATCGGCGGGTTCAAGGGAATAGCGCAGGGGCTCCAATCCGTCCAGCCTTGTCCAGGCGCCGTGGTCGAGTACACCGGCCACCGTAATCAGCCCGGCGCTATCCTGACGGCGGGCCGCCACCAGGGCGGCTACGGCGCCACCGCCGGAATAGCCTACGTAGAAGACCTGAGACGCAGCGGCCCGGCGCACCAGCAGGCCAATGGCAGCATCGAACGCCGCAATCACTTCCGGGGCATAGCCTGCGGTATCCCAATAGGCGGGCTGGCAATTCCGGCGGGACCCGTCCCGCACGTATTGGCAGGGGCGCGCCAGATAGACCACGTTGGGACGTGGGTCGGTCACCGCCAGTTCCAAAGCCAGCGGGCGCCGGGGCGTCGGGTCGTCGGAAATCCGGTCCCGACTGATCCAGGAATATCCATCGCCTTCGATGTAGACGACCAGTGGAGCCCCCGGCACCAGCCGGTCCGGCCCGAAGGAATAAAGGTCGAAGGCTGCGGTCTCGATCACTTCGGATCGCCATTGACGACTTGACGCCAGGGCCGTGGCCGTTTCCAGACGACTGGCGCAGCCTGATGACAGCAGACAAAAAAGGAAAAGGGCTAAGCCCGAAGACTTAGCCCTTCCCAACATTTTCAGACTAATCCGCAGATTAGAACTGGTAGCGGACCTTGGCGGTACCCTGCCAAACGTCGAGGCTGGTCCGGCCGATGGAGTTGTAAGACCCCTCGACGGTACCAGACCACGGGCCGGCACCACCGAAATCAACACCCAGGCCGGCGACGCCGCCGCCATTGTCCACGGCGGACATCTGGTTGTTGCCCTTGAGCACCGCCTTCGGCTTGGTGAAGTCCCACTCGCCGGTCAGCTTGACGAAGGGAGTGAAGCCATCGAAGGCGTAGCCGGTCTTCAGACCACCGCTGGCGCGACCAAAGTTGATGCCCTGGGCGGCATTGCGAGCGGTGCTGGTACCGGTGTCGTTATAGGCGTTCTGCATTTCACGCAGATACAGCACACCGACCTTCGGGCTCAGGCGCCAACGGTCGATGGCGTAGGAACCGGTCAAATTGGTGGCACCGAACCAACGGCCACCATCGAACGATCCCTTGACCGCACCGCTGGTGCGGCTGACATCGTAGGTCAGCCAAGTGTAGCCGCCCGACAGATCAGCAGTCCAGTTGGGGGAGAGGCTCACACCCAGGTACGGGGCCACGGTGTAACCGTCGGCCTTGTAGGTACCGGAATTGAACTTGGTCTTGATGTCGACGTTTTCATAGCCGAACGCCAGACCACCGAGAACACGGTCGGTGAACTTATAGTCGGCGCCGAACACGGTGTTGATGACGTTGCCGTCCATGCCGAGGGCGGCTTCGGTCTTGCGGATGTTGACCCAGGTGCCCTGGCCCCACAGGCCGAGCTTCGCGGGCATGCCGCCGCCGGACTTCCCCGCGTCCCGGGTATTGAACAGCTTGCTGACCGGCCCACCGGCACCGCCGCCAGCGGAGAAACCGCCGCCGACGGAACCGCCGCCAACCGCACCGCCGACCGAGCCGCCAACCGCGCCGCCAACCGCGCCACCAACGGCGCCGCCGATCAGACCGGCGGTCTGGGCGGCCGCGACGGGAGCAGCCACCGAGGCAATAGCCTGGTTAGCAACCGCGCCAGAATTGCTCACATCGGATGCCGCCTTCGCCGGACCAGCCGATACGACACTGACAACCCCAACAGCCGCCAAGGCTGCAATCCGATCAAACCTCATCCCCTGCTCTCCTTAAAATGTACCGGGCTCGAGCCCTCGAGATGCCACAACTTTGATGGTGTTTTTATCATAGAAAGCGAGGATGTCAACGCCAACCGCGACGCGCAATGTCACACATTTGCCCGTAGTGATATTTTTGCACCGGTCCCAATGGCCGAGCGGCGGGCAAAAGCCTTGTTCTTCCTTGCGCACCAAAGAAATAACGGCCACTCGCTGCGCCTCCCCATTCCAAGGTTACGCCATTCAAACAGGCCCAGACCGATGCTCGACGGGTGCCGGTTCGGCCGCAGGCTCACTACCGCCGATATTAAATCCTTGTTACGACCGGTTTGACCACGGCAAACCGGATGCCCCCCTTCCCCCAATGCCCACAATCGGCATTCCAGACCGTTATGACTCGGCCGCCGGTCCGGCGGTGTACGACCGGAAGGCCGCACGCATTTCGCCGGAAGAAGCCCCTTCGAAAAGACCGGATCGCGAAATCGGAGAATTGTCTACGCCCCGGTGTGGACCGGGAGTATCATCGTGGGGAAGGCAACATGGGAGAATAATCATGCGTAAGAATATCGCCCTGCTGGCAGCTGCCCTGCTGCTCTCCGCCGGCGCCGCCTGGGCTCAGGCGCCAGGGCCGGTTGTCGCTCCGGTGACTTCGCCCCAGACCACGGGATCGACCGTGCAGGGCTCGTCCAGCGCAACGCAGCCCCAGACTCCGCCTCCCGCCTCCACCACGGAGACCAAAGGCGACTCGAAGCAGGCCCCCAAGGCCGACAAGAAGCCGTAACGGATTCACCTCACCCTGGGGCTACGTCGCTCAGGCGTGGCCCCACCAAGGCCCTGGCGCCCGGCGTCGTAACCGCCGGCCAGGGCCGACCTTACCATTGGACGACACGGCTCAGACAGCCGACCGTCAGACGTGAACGGTGCCATGGAAAGCGATTTCTTTCCATTCGACGGACATCTGACAGATCGTCGATTGCTCCCCCTGCGAACCGCCTAAAGTCTCGCCTGTTCAAATCAGGCGGGAGCCGATCCCCTCCGGCACAGCCCGAATTGGTGATGGTCTGCGGAGGATGAATTCACAACACGGCCATCAACCTGCGGCGGCAACAAATTTTACCGGTTCCGAACGCGGCTTCTGAGTATTGCCGAAAAAGCCCCTCCGACTTAAGGTGCGGCGGTCCGCGCATCGTCTTGGAGAAGCCCCGCGTGAGCCCGCCCGTCACTAACGCTCACCTTGCCCTGGCGTTCCTGCTGGCCCGGATCAGTCTGGTCAGCGCCTTTCGCCGTTCAGGACTGGGGCCGCTGTGGAGTTCGGTCGGAGTACTGTTCACCGTGAGCGCCGTTGGCTTGCTGTTCGGCACCATGTTGCGCAGCCTGCTGACCAACTTCGACGATTACGTCTGCACCCTGGCCGCCGGCCTTGTGATGTGGACGTTCCTGTCTGCCGTCGCCAATGACGGAGCCATCGCCTTTGCCCGCTGGATGCCGATCCTGCGCCACTCCCGCATTTCCCTGCCGGTGATCGCAATGTCGATACTTCTGCGCCATCTGCCGGTACTTGGCCTTAATATCGTGCTGCTGGTCGCCGCACAATCCGTCCTTCTCGGCCGAACGGCGGAAGCGCTGCCCATGCTGGGAGCGGCTTTGCTCCTGGTCGCCAATATCTTTTGGATCGGCGCCCTCGCCTTGGTGCTGGGGGCACGTTTCCGCGATATCGGGCAATTGGTTCCCGCCACCATGCAAATTGCCTTCCTGCTGACCCCGATCCTATGGCCCCCCTACTTCCTGGGCCGGTTCGAGTATCTGCTGGCCTTCAATCCGTTCTATTTCCAATTCTCGGTCTTTACCGCCGCTATCGCGGGCCTCCAGGTGCCGCCACACCATTGGGCCATGGCGGCCGGCATGGCGTTGGCCGGCGGTGGGTTGACGCTCGGCGTATACCGCTGGTCGCGGCCCCGCTGGCCTTACTGGATCTGATCATGGCTCGGATAGGCCTTGTCGACGTTGACGTCATCTTCCGCATCTTTGATGCCGGCCAGCGTTCGTTTACCCGGCGCCTGCGGCCCTGGGGCCGGAAGAATCTCGGCCTGGACATCCAGGCCCTGGACGGCATCACCCTGACGCTGGAACCGGGGAGCCGCATCGCCCTCCTGGGCTCCAACAGTTCCGGCAAGACGACGCTGCTGCGGGTCATGGCCGGATTGGTGCCCCCCAGCAGGGGGAGCGCCAACCTGGAAGGAAAAGCCGGCGTCGTTTTCAGCATGGGCTTCGGCGCCTTGCCGGAAGCCAATCTGGCGGATCTGGCCTATGCCCAGGGGCTGCTCATGGGATTTTCCCGACCCGAGGCTCGTACCAAGGTCGATGAAATCCTCGATTTCGCCGAGCTGGGAGCCCAAGCCAAGTGCCCGCCCCACATCGCCCCCCCCGGCGTGTTGTCGCGACTGGGAACCGCGGCGGCTCTCTGCCTGGGAGCGGACATCTTGCTGCTGGACGAAGTCCTGGAGAACATGGACCCGTATTTTCACAATAAATTCGAGGCGGCCATTACCGAACGGATCGACGGCGGGGCGATTCTCGTCATGGCGGAGCGTTCCCGCAGCCTGCTGTCGCGCTTCTGCTCGGAAGCCGTTCTGCTCCGGGATGGGCGGATTGACACCCGGGCGCCACTGCATCGAATCCTTCCCGGTTACGGCGCCTCTCTGACCTTCTGATTGGCGAAGAGCCGGCTTCCATGCTAAGTGCTGACAACCCTGAGGAGTTGTCGTTTCGATGTCTGCGTGCATAGGCCTACAGAGTGGTATGACCGTCGTCGTCACCGGAGGCGCCGGCTTCATCGGTGGCGCCCTGGTCCGCCGGTTGTTGGACATGGGATGCC
The Magnetospirillum sp. 15-1 DNA segment above includes these coding regions:
- a CDS encoding alpha/beta hydrolase, coding for MIETAAFDLYSFGPDRLVPGAPLVVYIEGDGYSWISRDRISDDPTPRRPLALELAVTDPRPNVVYLARPCQYVRDGSRRNCQPAYWDTAGYAPEVIAAFDAAIGLLVRRAAASQVFYVGYSGGGAVAALVAARRQDSAGLITVAGVLDHGAWTRLDGLEPLRYSLEPADEVTRLLSVPQRHLSGGRDRTVPSAVARAFAARYPEGRRPQIEVLADYDHECCWAERWRELISRPLTLPGEP
- a CDS encoding PhnD/SsuA/transferrin family substrate-binding protein, which translates into the protein MPNLSRRLALKGLGATMAIPLLRPRSARAALPELTLWGPPAGPSITLVHAIANGFLQEVAEKVTFKSWRSPDELRAGLTSKTMDALILPTQTAANLFNRGLGVRLLNVMTNGLLHLVATNQGLTTVASLRGRTVSVPYRNDTPEVIFRRILIGSGIDPEKDLTLRFVGSPVESTQLLATGQVDAALLPEPAATAAILGAGKGGGGQPLFRTIDVQKAWAEATGLSAAVPQAGLGITDWFAAGHQDAVEALQAGLVRAAASANANPEQAAEEAFKELRVPAAVVARSIPFTNLTARRASEMRPVLEGIYRAVAEFDPKIIGGRLPSADFYL
- a CDS encoding ABC transporter permease — protein: MSPPVTNAHLALAFLLARISLVSAFRRSGLGPLWSSVGVLFTVSAVGLLFGTMLRSLLTNFDDYVCTLAAGLVMWTFLSAVANDGAIAFARWMPILRHSRISLPVIAMSILLRHLPVLGLNIVLLVAAQSVLLGRTAEALPMLGAALLLVANIFWIGALALVLGARFRDIGQLVPATMQIAFLLTPILWPPYFLGRFEYLLAFNPFYFQFSVFTAAIAGLQVPPHHWAMAAGMALAGGGLTLGVYRWSRPRWPYWI
- a CDS encoding ATP-binding cassette domain-containing protein, with amino-acid sequence MARIGLVDVDVIFRIFDAGQRSFTRRLRPWGRKNLGLDIQALDGITLTLEPGSRIALLGSNSSGKTTLLRVMAGLVPPSRGSANLEGKAGVVFSMGFGALPEANLADLAYAQGLLMGFSRPEARTKVDEILDFAELGAQAKCPPHIAPPGVLSRLGTAAALCLGADILLLDEVLENMDPYFHNKFEAAITERIDGGAILVMAERSRSLLSRFCSEAVLLRDGRIDTRAPLHRILPGYGASLTF
- a CDS encoding autotransporter outer membrane beta-barrel domain-containing protein, translated to MRFDRIAALAAVGVVSVVSAGPAKAASDVSNSGAVANQAIASVAAPVAAAQTAGLIGGAVGGAVGGAVGGSVGGAVGGGSVGGGFSAGGGAGGPVSKLFNTRDAGKSGGGMPAKLGLWGQGTWVNIRKTEAALGMDGNVINTVFGADYKFTDRVLGGLAFGYENVDIKTKFNSGTYKADGYTVAPYLGVSLSPNWTADLSGGYTWLTYDVSRTSGAVKGSFDGGRWFGATNLTGSYAIDRWRLSPKVGVLYLREMQNAYNDTGTSTARNAAQGINFGRASGGLKTGYAFDGFTPFVKLTGEWDFTKPKAVLKGNNQMSAVDNGGGVAGLGVDFGGAGPWSGTVEGSYNSIGRTSLDVWQGTAKVRYQF